The nucleotide sequence CATCTGGCGGGGCAATAAAATAAAAAATCCAAAGCCTCACGAAATGGTGCCGCTCGGCCTTTCTTTTGTGCCTCAAGGTAAAAGAGTTTTTAAACATTTGACAGTCAAAGAAAATCTTGAGGTCGGAGGTTTTGGTCTACAAGATAAATCGGTTTTAAAAGAACGAATTAAAGAGGTGCTTGAGCTTTTTCCAGCCTTGCTACCAAAATTGAAGCAAAAAGCTGGACAGCTTTCTGGAGGGCAGCAGCAAATGGTGGCTATTGCTAGGGGATTGATTACCGATCCTCGGTTGCTTCTGCTCGATGAGCCGTCGCTTGGTCTTGCTCCAAAAGTAGTCAAAGAAGTTTTTGAAAAAATCCAGGAAATAAATCAAAAAAGAAAAACCGCCATCATCGTGGTAGAGCACAATCTCAAATCCTTGTTGCCGATAGT is from Candidatus Paceibacterota bacterium and encodes:
- a CDS encoding ABC transporter ATP-binding protein, with protein sequence MLQLKDIHVHYGGVKALDGFSAEIKEGEIVAFMGPNGAGKSTALKSIFGLAPVSAGDIIWRGNKIKNPKPHEMVPLGLSFVPQGKRVFKHLTVKENLEVGGFGLQDKSVLKERIKEVLELFPALLPKLKQKAGQLSGGQQQMVAIARGLITDPRLLLLDEPSLGLAPKVVKEVFEKIQEINQKRKTAIIVVEHNLKSLLPIVHRAYVLDKGKMVKHGNPAELMETKILEKVFLGALV